One segment of Danio aesculapii chromosome 3, fDanAes4.1, whole genome shotgun sequence DNA contains the following:
- the LOC130219352 gene encoding neuropeptide FF receptor 2: MNITAGLLKKELLLSNALLSLNASFHGLEDFAGDVFLHQSGELERLLLLTIKEPTTIALTVMYSISFVVGFIGNLMAIRMLTCQKSKRMQSISATRSLLINLAVCDLMVVCICMPITLGHTIYTAWVYGDLLCRAVPFIQAVSVSASVLSLTVISINRYYSVHSPLNSLSYFTQKKIYITIVCVWVLSSSICAPLLFMIKLDEIHLIDIVVPICRELWPQARLKQVYNVLLFVALYCIPVTFNLIISFLTGRKLWRTSQHFSDFDPHSQIMHASQLKMRKKIAKVVVTLVLLFAISWLPLYVADILIDREIHPPHWVLQARPFAQWLGLTNSSLNPICYCFLGDLYRSARAVRSRYQERMLSVLRSSSTLKLSSFLSLKKQKSGQRKGAVSQVSVETLSDWCSNNSQMVSLQSLSEKIASTSNPDLSNL; the protein is encoded by the coding sequence ATGAATATCACTGCAGGCTTGCTGAAAAAAGAGCTTCTGCTCTCGAACGCCTTGCTGTCCTTGAATGCCTCTTTCCATGGTCTTGAAGACTTCGCAGGTGATGTCTTTCTCCACCAAAGCGGGGAGCTGGAGAGACTGCTGCTGCTGACGATTAAAGAGCCCACCACCATTGCTCTCACAGTGATGTATTCAATATCATTCGTAGTGGGCTTCATTGGAAATCTAATGGCCATCCGAATGCTCACCTGCCAAAAGAGTAAGAGAATGCAGAGCATCAGTGCCACCCGGAGTTTGCTCATCAACCTGGCCGTGTGTGATCTGATGGTGGTTTGCATCTGCATGCCTATCACACTTGGCCACACTATTTACACCGCATGGGTGTACGGAGACCTCCTGTGCCGAGCCGTTCCCTTCATCCAGGCTGTTTCCGTGTCAGCGAGTGTCCTCAGCCTGACCGTCAtcagcatcaacagatattacAGTGTTCACAGCCCACTGAACTCCCTTTCGTACTTCACCCAGAAGAAGATCTACATCACTATTGTGTGCGTGTGGGTCTTGTCCTCATCCATTTGTGCTCCTTTGCTCTTTATGATTAAGTTAGACGAGATCCACTTGATCGATATCGTCGTGCCCATTTGCAGGGAGCTGTGGCCACAGGCGAGACTCAAACAAGTCTACAACGTCCTCCTTTTCGTGGCCCTCTACTGCATCCCAGTAACATTTAACCTCATCATCAGTTTTCTGACAGGCAGGAAGCTCTGGAGGACTTCTCAACATTTCTCCGACTTCGATCCACACAGCCAGATCATGCACGCTTCACAGCTGAAGATGCGCAAGAAGATCGCCAAGGTGGTGGTGACTTTAGTCCTGCTGTTTGCCATTTCCTGGCTCCCGCTCTATGTAGCCGACATCCTCATTGACCGTGAGATTCATCCTCCACACTGGGTTCTGCAAGCTCGTCCTTTCGCGCAGTGGTTGGGGCTCACCAACTCCAGCCTCAACCCTATCTGCTATTGCTTCTTGGGTGATCTGTACCGTTCTGCCCGAGCAGTCAGGTCCAGGTATCAGGAGAGGATGCTCTCCGTCCTCAGATCCTCCAGCACTCTTAAACTATCCAGTTTCTTGTCTCTCAAAAAGCAGAAATCTGGCCAGCGAAAAGGCGCCGTGAGTCAGGTGTCGGTGGAGACTCTTTCAGATTGGTGTTCAAACAACAGCCAGATGGTGTCTCTTCAAAGTCTGTCAGAAAAGATAGCGTCTACAAGCAATCCCGACTTATCAAATTTATAG